In one Phyllostomus discolor isolate MPI-MPIP mPhyDis1 chromosome 8, mPhyDis1.pri.v3, whole genome shotgun sequence genomic region, the following are encoded:
- the TMC6 gene encoding transmembrane channel-like protein 6 isoform X1: MAFVLDVSETPEDQGSPEPSPYDESAVHDSFHQLIREQSQRAAEEGLELQPLGPGAGTLGPSGSDHQALLGPEGAAVYSAATLRILASMPSRTIGRSHGAIISQYYNRTVQLRRRASRPPLSGLARSARPSLRLYDLELDSTALEEEEKRALLVKELRGLTPAQRDHMLRAMPLGLAEKRRLREETQTPRGKRRGRPRLPSCCSRLSYARVPASHHPGLGLLSGLRALAPWHYALKRIGGQFGSSVLSYFLFLKTLLAFNVLLLLPLLAFVVGVQAAFPPAPRGPAPAFTGLELLTGGGRFTDTVMYYGYYSNATLNQPCAGPLQGGQCTPEAAGLPYNMPLAYLFTVGAAFFITCITLVYSMSRSFGESYRVGSASGAHAITVFCSWDHKVTQRRASRLQHDNIRTQLKELLAEWRLQRGPRSVCGRLHRAVVLALVWLLCLGITLGCTVAVYAFSELMIQSPVSAQPEGALLGLPFVVGLLNLVAPYLYRGLAVLERQDSPVLEVYVAICRNLILKMVVLGILCYHWLGRRVGALNNQCWENFVGQELYRLVVTDFLFTLLDTLFGELVWRLISEKKLRRGKPEFDIAGNVLELIYGQTLTWLGVLFSPLLPAVQVIKLLLLFYIKKASLMANCQAPRRPWLASHMSTVFISLLCFPSFLGAAIFLCYAIWQVRPSSLCGPFRTLDTMYEAGKVWVRHLERAGPRVSWLPWVHRYLVENTFPVYLVSALMLAMIYLNIQVVKGQRKVIGLLKEQISNEGEDKIFLINKLHSVCEKKERSRAGRMQAAVTPPALDAEDWDPWQHSAGPGSPASAHRLGPAPTALQTHTPP; this comes from the exons ATGGCCTTTGTCCTCGACGTCTCTGAGACCCCAGAGGACCAGGG CAGCCCGGAGCCCAGCCCCTACGACGAGAGCGCGGTGCATGACTCCTTCCACCAGCTGATCCGGGAGCAGAGCCAGAGAGCAGCCgaggaggggctggagctgcagcccctgggcccGGGCGCCGGGACCCTGGGGCCCTCAG GCAGTGACCACCAGGCCCTCCTGGGGCCCGAGGGGGCAGCCGTCTACAGTGCGGCCACGCTCCGCATCCTGGCCAGCATGCCCAGCCGCACCATTG GTCGCAGCCACGGCGCCATCATCTCCCAGTACTACAACCGCACGGTGCAGCTGCGGCGCCGCGCCAGCCGGCCGCCGCTCAGCGGCCTGGCGCGCTCCGCCCGGCCCAGCCTCCGCCTGTACGACCTGGAGCTGGACTCCAcggccctggaggaggagg AGAAGCGGGCCCTCCTGGTGAAGGAGCTGCGGGGCCTGACGCCGGCGCAGCGGGACCACATGCTGCGGGCCATGCCCCTCGGCCTGGCTGAGAAACGGCGCCTGCG AGAGGAGACCCAGACCCCGAGGGGGAAGCGGCGGGGCCGTCCGAGGCTCCCTTCCTGCTGCAGCCGGCTCTCCTACGCCCGGGTCCCG GCCTCGCACCACCCGGGGCTCGGGCTGCTGTCGGGGCTCCGCGCCCTGGCGCCGTGGCACTACGCCCTGAAGCGCATCGGCGGCCAGTTCGGCTCCAGCGTGCTGTCCTACTTCCTGTTCCTCAAGACCCTGCTGGCCTTCaacgtgctgctgctgctccccctGCTGGCCTTCGTGGTGGGCGTGCAGGCCGCCTTCCCGCCCgcgccccgcggccccgcccccgccttcaCCGGCCTGGAGCTCCTCACCGGCGGG GGTCGCTTCACGGACACTGTCATGTACTACGGCTACTACAGTAACGCCACCCTGAACCAGCCGTGCGCCGGCCCGCTGCAGGGCGGCCAGTGCACCCCCGAGGCGGCCGGCCTGCCCTACAACATGCCGCTGGCCTACCTCTTCACCGTGGGCGCCGCCTTCTTCATCACCTGCATCACCCTGGTGTACAG CATGTCCCGCTCCTTCGGGGAGAGCTACCGGGTCGGCAGCGCCTCGGGGGCCCACGCCATCACCGTCTTCTGCTCCTGGGACCACAAGGTGACTCAGAGAAGGGCCTCCCGCCTCCAGCATGACAACATCCGGACGCAGCTGAAG GAGCTGCTGGCCGAGTGGCGGCTGCAGCGCGGCCCCAGGAGCGTGTGCGGGCGGCTGCACCGGGCGGTGGTGCTGGCCCTCgtgtggctgctgtgtctggggaTCACGCTCGGGTGCACCGTGGCCGTCTACGCTTTCTCCGAGCTCATGATCCAG AGCCCAGTGTCTGCCCAGCCAGAGGGGGCGCTGCTGGGCCTGCCCTTCGTAGTCGGCCTCCTCAACCTGGTGGCGCCCTACCTGTACCGTGGGCTGGCCGTCCTGGAGCGGCAGGACTCCCCCGTGCTGGAGGTGTACGTGGCCATCTGCAG GAACCTCATCCTCAAGATGGTCGTCTTGGGGATTCTTTGCTACCACTGGCTGGGCCGTAGGGTGGGCGCCTTGAATAACCAG TGCTGGGAGAACTTCGTGGGCCAAGAGCTGTACCGCCTCGTGGTGACGGACTTCCTCTTCACGCTGCTGGACACGCTCTTCGGGGAGCTGGTGTGGCG GCTCATCTCCGAAAAGAAGCTCAGGAGGGGGAAGCCCGAGTTTGACATTGCCGGGAATGTGCTGGAGCTGATCTACGGGCAGACCCTGACCTG GCTGGGGGTCCTCTTCTCGCCCCTCCTGCCCGCCGTGCAGGTCATCAAGCTGTTGCTGCTCTTCTACATCAAGAAG GCGAGCCTGATGGCCAACTGCCAGGCGCCCcgcaggccctggctggcctcTCATATGAGCACCGTCTTCATCTCGCTGCTctgcttcccctccttcctgggtGCCGCCATCTTCCTCTGCTACGCCATCTGGCA GGTGAGGCCCTCGAGCCTCTGTGGGCCCTTCCGGACCCTGGACACCATGTACGAAGCCGGCAAGGTGTGGGTGCGCCACCTGGAGAGGGCGGGCCCCAGGGTCTCCTGGTTGCCCTGGGTCCACCGGTACCTGGTGGAGAACACCTTCCCGGTCTACCTGGTGTCGGCCCTGATGCT GGCCATGATCTACCTCAACATCCAGGTGGTGAAGGGCCAGCGGAAGGTCATCGGCCTCCTCAAGGAGCAGATCAGCAAC GAGGGAGAGGACAAAATCTTCCTAATCAACAAGCTTCACTCGGTCTGCgagaagaaggagaggagcag GGCTGGCAGGATGCAGGCAGCTGTGACGCCCCCAGCCCTGGACGCAGAGGATTGGGACCCCTGGCAGCACAGCGCGGGGCCCGGCAGCCCCGCCTCTGCTCACCGGCTCGGCCCGGCCCCTACAGCTCTGCAGACACACACGCCACCCTGA
- the TMC6 gene encoding transmembrane channel-like protein 6 isoform X2 encodes MAFVLDVSETPEDQGPEPSPYDESAVHDSFHQLIREQSQRAAEEGLELQPLGPGAGTLGPSGSDHQALLGPEGAAVYSAATLRILASMPSRTIGRSHGAIISQYYNRTVQLRRRASRPPLSGLARSARPSLRLYDLELDSTALEEEEKRALLVKELRGLTPAQRDHMLRAMPLGLAEKRRLREETQTPRGKRRGRPRLPSCCSRLSYARVPASHHPGLGLLSGLRALAPWHYALKRIGGQFGSSVLSYFLFLKTLLAFNVLLLLPLLAFVVGVQAAFPPAPRGPAPAFTGLELLTGGGRFTDTVMYYGYYSNATLNQPCAGPLQGGQCTPEAAGLPYNMPLAYLFTVGAAFFITCITLVYSMSRSFGESYRVGSASGAHAITVFCSWDHKVTQRRASRLQHDNIRTQLKELLAEWRLQRGPRSVCGRLHRAVVLALVWLLCLGITLGCTVAVYAFSELMIQSPVSAQPEGALLGLPFVVGLLNLVAPYLYRGLAVLERQDSPVLEVYVAICRNLILKMVVLGILCYHWLGRRVGALNNQCWENFVGQELYRLVVTDFLFTLLDTLFGELVWRLISEKKLRRGKPEFDIAGNVLELIYGQTLTWLGVLFSPLLPAVQVIKLLLLFYIKKASLMANCQAPRRPWLASHMSTVFISLLCFPSFLGAAIFLCYAIWQVRPSSLCGPFRTLDTMYEAGKVWVRHLERAGPRVSWLPWVHRYLVENTFPVYLVSALMLAMIYLNIQVVKGQRKVIGLLKEQISNEGEDKIFLINKLHSVCEKKERSRAGRMQAAVTPPALDAEDWDPWQHSAGPGSPASAHRLGPAPTALQTHTPP; translated from the exons ATGGCCTTTGTCCTCGACGTCTCTGAGACCCCAGAGGACCAGGG CCCGGAGCCCAGCCCCTACGACGAGAGCGCGGTGCATGACTCCTTCCACCAGCTGATCCGGGAGCAGAGCCAGAGAGCAGCCgaggaggggctggagctgcagcccctgggcccGGGCGCCGGGACCCTGGGGCCCTCAG GCAGTGACCACCAGGCCCTCCTGGGGCCCGAGGGGGCAGCCGTCTACAGTGCGGCCACGCTCCGCATCCTGGCCAGCATGCCCAGCCGCACCATTG GTCGCAGCCACGGCGCCATCATCTCCCAGTACTACAACCGCACGGTGCAGCTGCGGCGCCGCGCCAGCCGGCCGCCGCTCAGCGGCCTGGCGCGCTCCGCCCGGCCCAGCCTCCGCCTGTACGACCTGGAGCTGGACTCCAcggccctggaggaggagg AGAAGCGGGCCCTCCTGGTGAAGGAGCTGCGGGGCCTGACGCCGGCGCAGCGGGACCACATGCTGCGGGCCATGCCCCTCGGCCTGGCTGAGAAACGGCGCCTGCG AGAGGAGACCCAGACCCCGAGGGGGAAGCGGCGGGGCCGTCCGAGGCTCCCTTCCTGCTGCAGCCGGCTCTCCTACGCCCGGGTCCCG GCCTCGCACCACCCGGGGCTCGGGCTGCTGTCGGGGCTCCGCGCCCTGGCGCCGTGGCACTACGCCCTGAAGCGCATCGGCGGCCAGTTCGGCTCCAGCGTGCTGTCCTACTTCCTGTTCCTCAAGACCCTGCTGGCCTTCaacgtgctgctgctgctccccctGCTGGCCTTCGTGGTGGGCGTGCAGGCCGCCTTCCCGCCCgcgccccgcggccccgcccccgccttcaCCGGCCTGGAGCTCCTCACCGGCGGG GGTCGCTTCACGGACACTGTCATGTACTACGGCTACTACAGTAACGCCACCCTGAACCAGCCGTGCGCCGGCCCGCTGCAGGGCGGCCAGTGCACCCCCGAGGCGGCCGGCCTGCCCTACAACATGCCGCTGGCCTACCTCTTCACCGTGGGCGCCGCCTTCTTCATCACCTGCATCACCCTGGTGTACAG CATGTCCCGCTCCTTCGGGGAGAGCTACCGGGTCGGCAGCGCCTCGGGGGCCCACGCCATCACCGTCTTCTGCTCCTGGGACCACAAGGTGACTCAGAGAAGGGCCTCCCGCCTCCAGCATGACAACATCCGGACGCAGCTGAAG GAGCTGCTGGCCGAGTGGCGGCTGCAGCGCGGCCCCAGGAGCGTGTGCGGGCGGCTGCACCGGGCGGTGGTGCTGGCCCTCgtgtggctgctgtgtctggggaTCACGCTCGGGTGCACCGTGGCCGTCTACGCTTTCTCCGAGCTCATGATCCAG AGCCCAGTGTCTGCCCAGCCAGAGGGGGCGCTGCTGGGCCTGCCCTTCGTAGTCGGCCTCCTCAACCTGGTGGCGCCCTACCTGTACCGTGGGCTGGCCGTCCTGGAGCGGCAGGACTCCCCCGTGCTGGAGGTGTACGTGGCCATCTGCAG GAACCTCATCCTCAAGATGGTCGTCTTGGGGATTCTTTGCTACCACTGGCTGGGCCGTAGGGTGGGCGCCTTGAATAACCAG TGCTGGGAGAACTTCGTGGGCCAAGAGCTGTACCGCCTCGTGGTGACGGACTTCCTCTTCACGCTGCTGGACACGCTCTTCGGGGAGCTGGTGTGGCG GCTCATCTCCGAAAAGAAGCTCAGGAGGGGGAAGCCCGAGTTTGACATTGCCGGGAATGTGCTGGAGCTGATCTACGGGCAGACCCTGACCTG GCTGGGGGTCCTCTTCTCGCCCCTCCTGCCCGCCGTGCAGGTCATCAAGCTGTTGCTGCTCTTCTACATCAAGAAG GCGAGCCTGATGGCCAACTGCCAGGCGCCCcgcaggccctggctggcctcTCATATGAGCACCGTCTTCATCTCGCTGCTctgcttcccctccttcctgggtGCCGCCATCTTCCTCTGCTACGCCATCTGGCA GGTGAGGCCCTCGAGCCTCTGTGGGCCCTTCCGGACCCTGGACACCATGTACGAAGCCGGCAAGGTGTGGGTGCGCCACCTGGAGAGGGCGGGCCCCAGGGTCTCCTGGTTGCCCTGGGTCCACCGGTACCTGGTGGAGAACACCTTCCCGGTCTACCTGGTGTCGGCCCTGATGCT GGCCATGATCTACCTCAACATCCAGGTGGTGAAGGGCCAGCGGAAGGTCATCGGCCTCCTCAAGGAGCAGATCAGCAAC GAGGGAGAGGACAAAATCTTCCTAATCAACAAGCTTCACTCGGTCTGCgagaagaaggagaggagcag GGCTGGCAGGATGCAGGCAGCTGTGACGCCCCCAGCCCTGGACGCAGAGGATTGGGACCCCTGGCAGCACAGCGCGGGGCCCGGCAGCCCCGCCTCTGCTCACCGGCTCGGCCCGGCCCCTACAGCTCTGCAGACACACACGCCACCCTGA
- the TMC6 gene encoding transmembrane channel-like protein 6 isoform X3, whose protein sequence is MAFVLDVSETPEDQGSPEPSPYDESAVHDSFHQLIREQSQRAAEEGLELQPLGPGAGTLGPSGSDHQALLGPEGAAVYSAATLRILASMPSRTIGRSHGAIISQYYNRTVQLRRRASRPPLSGLARSARPSLRLYDLELDSTALEEEEKRALLVKELRGLTPAQRDHMLRAMPLGLAEKRRLREETQTPRGKRRGRPRLPSCCSRLSYARVPASHHPGLGLLSGLRALAPWHYALKRIGGQFGSSVLSYFLFLKTLLAFNVLLLLPLLAFVVGVQAAFPPAPRGPAPAFTGLELLTGGGRFTDTVMYYGYYSNATLNQPCAGPLQGGQCTPEAAGLPYNMPLAYLFTVGAAFFITCITLVYSMSRSFGESYRVGSASGAHAITVFCSWDHKVTQRRASRLQHDNIRTQLKELLAEWRLQRGPRSVCGRLHRAVVLALVWLLCLGITLGCTVAVYAFSELMIQSPVSAQPEGALLGLPFVVGLLNLVAPYLYRGLAVLERQDSPVLEVYVAICRNLILKMVVLGILCYHWLGRRVGALNNQCWENFVGQELYRLVVTDFLFTLLDTLFGELVWRLISEKKLRRGKPEFDIAGNVLELIYGQTLTWPWLASHMSTVFISLLCFPSFLGAAIFLCYAIWQVRPSSLCGPFRTLDTMYEAGKVWVRHLERAGPRVSWLPWVHRYLVENTFPVYLVSALMLAMIYLNIQVVKGQRKVIGLLKEQISNEGEDKIFLINKLHSVCEKKERSRAGRMQAAVTPPALDAEDWDPWQHSAGPGSPASAHRLGPAPTALQTHTPP, encoded by the exons ATGGCCTTTGTCCTCGACGTCTCTGAGACCCCAGAGGACCAGGG CAGCCCGGAGCCCAGCCCCTACGACGAGAGCGCGGTGCATGACTCCTTCCACCAGCTGATCCGGGAGCAGAGCCAGAGAGCAGCCgaggaggggctggagctgcagcccctgggcccGGGCGCCGGGACCCTGGGGCCCTCAG GCAGTGACCACCAGGCCCTCCTGGGGCCCGAGGGGGCAGCCGTCTACAGTGCGGCCACGCTCCGCATCCTGGCCAGCATGCCCAGCCGCACCATTG GTCGCAGCCACGGCGCCATCATCTCCCAGTACTACAACCGCACGGTGCAGCTGCGGCGCCGCGCCAGCCGGCCGCCGCTCAGCGGCCTGGCGCGCTCCGCCCGGCCCAGCCTCCGCCTGTACGACCTGGAGCTGGACTCCAcggccctggaggaggagg AGAAGCGGGCCCTCCTGGTGAAGGAGCTGCGGGGCCTGACGCCGGCGCAGCGGGACCACATGCTGCGGGCCATGCCCCTCGGCCTGGCTGAGAAACGGCGCCTGCG AGAGGAGACCCAGACCCCGAGGGGGAAGCGGCGGGGCCGTCCGAGGCTCCCTTCCTGCTGCAGCCGGCTCTCCTACGCCCGGGTCCCG GCCTCGCACCACCCGGGGCTCGGGCTGCTGTCGGGGCTCCGCGCCCTGGCGCCGTGGCACTACGCCCTGAAGCGCATCGGCGGCCAGTTCGGCTCCAGCGTGCTGTCCTACTTCCTGTTCCTCAAGACCCTGCTGGCCTTCaacgtgctgctgctgctccccctGCTGGCCTTCGTGGTGGGCGTGCAGGCCGCCTTCCCGCCCgcgccccgcggccccgcccccgccttcaCCGGCCTGGAGCTCCTCACCGGCGGG GGTCGCTTCACGGACACTGTCATGTACTACGGCTACTACAGTAACGCCACCCTGAACCAGCCGTGCGCCGGCCCGCTGCAGGGCGGCCAGTGCACCCCCGAGGCGGCCGGCCTGCCCTACAACATGCCGCTGGCCTACCTCTTCACCGTGGGCGCCGCCTTCTTCATCACCTGCATCACCCTGGTGTACAG CATGTCCCGCTCCTTCGGGGAGAGCTACCGGGTCGGCAGCGCCTCGGGGGCCCACGCCATCACCGTCTTCTGCTCCTGGGACCACAAGGTGACTCAGAGAAGGGCCTCCCGCCTCCAGCATGACAACATCCGGACGCAGCTGAAG GAGCTGCTGGCCGAGTGGCGGCTGCAGCGCGGCCCCAGGAGCGTGTGCGGGCGGCTGCACCGGGCGGTGGTGCTGGCCCTCgtgtggctgctgtgtctggggaTCACGCTCGGGTGCACCGTGGCCGTCTACGCTTTCTCCGAGCTCATGATCCAG AGCCCAGTGTCTGCCCAGCCAGAGGGGGCGCTGCTGGGCCTGCCCTTCGTAGTCGGCCTCCTCAACCTGGTGGCGCCCTACCTGTACCGTGGGCTGGCCGTCCTGGAGCGGCAGGACTCCCCCGTGCTGGAGGTGTACGTGGCCATCTGCAG GAACCTCATCCTCAAGATGGTCGTCTTGGGGATTCTTTGCTACCACTGGCTGGGCCGTAGGGTGGGCGCCTTGAATAACCAG TGCTGGGAGAACTTCGTGGGCCAAGAGCTGTACCGCCTCGTGGTGACGGACTTCCTCTTCACGCTGCTGGACACGCTCTTCGGGGAGCTGGTGTGGCG GCTCATCTCCGAAAAGAAGCTCAGGAGGGGGAAGCCCGAGTTTGACATTGCCGGGAATGTGCTGGAGCTGATCTACGGGCAGACCCTGACCTG gccctggctggcctcTCATATGAGCACCGTCTTCATCTCGCTGCTctgcttcccctccttcctgggtGCCGCCATCTTCCTCTGCTACGCCATCTGGCA GGTGAGGCCCTCGAGCCTCTGTGGGCCCTTCCGGACCCTGGACACCATGTACGAAGCCGGCAAGGTGTGGGTGCGCCACCTGGAGAGGGCGGGCCCCAGGGTCTCCTGGTTGCCCTGGGTCCACCGGTACCTGGTGGAGAACACCTTCCCGGTCTACCTGGTGTCGGCCCTGATGCT GGCCATGATCTACCTCAACATCCAGGTGGTGAAGGGCCAGCGGAAGGTCATCGGCCTCCTCAAGGAGCAGATCAGCAAC GAGGGAGAGGACAAAATCTTCCTAATCAACAAGCTTCACTCGGTCTGCgagaagaaggagaggagcag GGCTGGCAGGATGCAGGCAGCTGTGACGCCCCCAGCCCTGGACGCAGAGGATTGGGACCCCTGGCAGCACAGCGCGGGGCCCGGCAGCCCCGCCTCTGCTCACCGGCTCGGCCCGGCCCCTACAGCTCTGCAGACACACACGCCACCCTGA